A genomic region of Ewingella sp. CoE-038-23 contains the following coding sequences:
- a CDS encoding transketolase, translating to MKDVQEVREFARQIRIETLKMLTGLGFGHYGGSMSVVETLAVLYSDVMRIDPTKPDWQERDYFVLSKGHAGPALYATLALKGYFPQDDLKTLNQNGTKLPSHPDRLRTVGVDATTGSLGQGVSIATGMALSHKLAKRDNRVFCVVGDGELNEGQCWEAFQFIAHHNLNNLTVFIDYNKQQLDGLLDEVIKPFDLAGKFSAFGFDVLTIKGDDIVALQNALTPVRQGEQRPLAIVLDSVKGQGVKYLESLANSHHLRLTPEVKLEIENAIAELEAAHV from the coding sequence ATGAAAGATGTCCAAGAGGTTCGTGAGTTTGCTCGTCAAATCCGTATTGAGACCCTAAAAATGCTCACCGGATTAGGCTTTGGTCACTACGGCGGCAGCATGTCGGTGGTCGAAACGCTGGCGGTGCTGTATAGCGACGTGATGCGTATCGACCCGACCAAGCCAGACTGGCAAGAGCGTGATTATTTTGTTCTGTCGAAAGGCCACGCTGGCCCGGCGCTGTATGCCACGCTGGCGCTGAAAGGCTACTTCCCGCAGGACGATTTGAAAACGCTAAACCAGAATGGCACCAAGTTGCCGAGCCATCCTGATCGCCTGCGCACCGTTGGCGTGGATGCAACCACCGGATCTCTGGGACAGGGCGTGTCCATTGCCACCGGCATGGCGCTGTCGCACAAACTGGCGAAACGCGATAATCGCGTGTTCTGCGTGGTGGGCGACGGTGAGTTGAATGAGGGCCAGTGCTGGGAGGCTTTCCAGTTTATTGCTCACCACAACCTCAACAACCTGACGGTATTTATCGACTACAACAAGCAGCAGCTCGACGGTTTGCTGGATGAAGTGATCAAGCCGTTTGATTTAGCCGGTAAGTTCAGCGCCTTTGGCTTCGACGTGTTGACCATCAAAGGCGATGACATTGTGGCCTTGCAGAATGCGCTCACGCCGGTGCGTCAGGGCGAGCAGCGCCCGCTGGCCATCGTGCTCGACAGCGTGAAAGGACAGGGCGTGAAGTATCTGGAATCACTGGCTAACTCGCACCATCTGCGATTAACCCCGGAAGTGAAACTGGAAATCGAAAACGCCATTGCTGAACTGGAGGCCGCCCATGTTTGA
- a CDS encoding PTS ascorbate transporter subunit IIC has translation MFIQETLKFVVDILKVPSILVGLIALIGLVAQKKNFSDVVKGTVKTILGFLVLAGGATVLVGALNPLGGMFEHAFSIQGIIPNNEAIVSIALEKFGAPTALIMAFGMVANLIVARFTRLKYVFLTGHHTFYMACMISVILTVAGFEGVGLVFTGSLTLGLIMAFFPALAQRYMRRITGNDDVAFGHFGTIGYVLSGWIGSKVGKGSRSTEEMNLPKNLSFLRDSSISISLTMIIIYLILAVFAGQVFVEQTYSAGQNYLVYSIIMAITFAAGVFIILQGVRLILAEIVPAFVGFSEKLVPNARPALDCPVVYPYAPNAVLIGFLFSFLGGLVGLFLLGQFNLVLILPGVVPHFFTGATAGVFGNATGGRRGAMVGAFANGVLITFLPVLLLPVLGALGFANATFSDADFGVIGILLGNLARFMSKEAIMALIVAIFAALVAYNYLAKKPAAEKAVSEK, from the coding sequence ATGTTTATCCAGGAAACGCTCAAGTTTGTGGTTGATATATTAAAAGTGCCTTCTATTTTGGTCGGTCTTATTGCGTTGATCGGTCTGGTCGCACAAAAGAAAAACTTTTCCGATGTGGTGAAAGGCACGGTAAAAACAATATTAGGCTTTCTGGTATTGGCGGGCGGTGCCACGGTATTAGTCGGGGCATTAAATCCTTTAGGCGGCATGTTTGAACATGCTTTCAGCATTCAGGGGATCATTCCAAATAACGAAGCGATTGTCTCTATCGCTTTGGAGAAATTCGGTGCGCCTACTGCCTTGATCATGGCGTTCGGCATGGTGGCTAACTTGATCGTCGCGCGTTTCACTCGCCTGAAATACGTGTTCCTGACTGGTCACCACACCTTCTACATGGCCTGTATGATCAGCGTTATCCTCACCGTTGCTGGTTTTGAAGGCGTGGGTCTGGTGTTCACCGGTTCCCTGACGCTGGGTCTTATCATGGCGTTCTTCCCGGCACTGGCGCAGCGCTATATGCGTCGCATCACCGGCAATGACGACGTGGCATTCGGCCATTTCGGCACTATCGGTTATGTGCTGTCCGGCTGGATTGGTAGCAAGGTCGGTAAAGGTTCGCGCTCAACCGAAGAGATGAACCTGCCGAAGAACCTCAGCTTCCTGCGCGATAGCTCGATTTCTATCTCGCTGACCATGATCATCATCTACCTGATCCTCGCGGTGTTCGCGGGCCAAGTATTCGTTGAGCAGACTTACAGCGCGGGCCAGAACTACTTGGTGTACTCCATCATCATGGCTATCACCTTTGCAGCGGGCGTGTTCATCATCCTGCAAGGCGTGCGTCTGATTCTGGCGGAAATCGTCCCGGCGTTCGTCGGCTTTTCTGAGAAGCTGGTGCCAAATGCTCGCCCGGCGCTGGACTGCCCGGTGGTGTACCCTTACGCGCCAAATGCCGTGCTGATTGGCTTTCTGTTCAGCTTCCTCGGCGGTCTGGTTGGCCTGTTCCTGCTGGGTCAGTTCAATCTGGTGTTAATTCTGCCGGGCGTAGTTCCGCACTTCTTCACCGGTGCTACCGCTGGCGTGTTCGGTAACGCCACTGGTGGTCGTCGCGGCGCCATGGTCGGGGCATTTGCCAACGGCGTGCTGATCACCTTCCTGCCAGTTCTGCTGCTGCCGGTACTGGGTGCGCTGGGCTTCGCCAACGCTACCTTCTCTGATGCTGACTTCGGCGTCATTGGTATCCTGCTCGGCAATCTGGCTCGCTTCATGTCGAAAGAAGCCATTATGGCGCTGATCGTGGCTATCTTCGCCGCGCTGGTGGCCTACAACTATCTGGCGAAAAAGCCCGCCGCAGAAAAAGCAGTAAGCGAAAAGTAA
- a CDS encoding PTS sugar transporter subunit IIB produces the protein MKIMAICGSGLGSSFMVEMNIKKVLKKLNIQADVEHSDLSSATPGAADLFVMAKDIAASAGVPENQLVVITNIVDINELETKLVAHFEKYPV, from the coding sequence ATGAAAATTATGGCGATTTGTGGTTCAGGTTTAGGCAGCAGCTTTATGGTGGAAATGAACATCAAGAAAGTGCTGAAAAAGTTGAATATTCAGGCCGACGTTGAACACTCCGATCTCTCCTCTGCCACTCCGGGCGCAGCGGACCTGTTCGTGATGGCGAAAGATATCGCCGCCAGCGCAGGCGTTCCAGAGAATCAGTTAGTGGTCATTACTAACATTGTGGATATTAATGAGCTGGAAACCAAGTTAGTCGCCCACTTCGAAAAATATCCTGTGTGA
- a CDS encoding PTS sugar transporter subunit IIA has translation MLNDWLTPDTIHIRHDITDWRDAVKASAEPLLANGTITADYVEAIFAQHEKLGPYYVLAPGIAMPHARPEEGAKGLGLSLLTLPHGVKFNSEDNDPVYSVVMLAAPDKHSHIELISELAELFSSEDEMQKIFAAKDIKTIQDIISKF, from the coding sequence ATGCTTAATGATTGGCTGACACCAGATACGATTCACATTAGACACGACATCACTGACTGGCGCGACGCCGTGAAAGCCAGTGCTGAACCTTTACTGGCGAATGGCACCATCACCGCTGATTACGTTGAGGCGATTTTTGCCCAGCATGAGAAGTTGGGTCCGTACTACGTTTTGGCACCGGGTATTGCCATGCCGCATGCCCGTCCTGAAGAGGGTGCCAAGGGGCTAGGATTATCTTTGCTGACACTGCCTCACGGCGTGAAATTCAATTCAGAAGATAATGATCCGGTGTATAGCGTAGTGATGTTAGCGGCACCGGATAAACACAGCCATATCGAATTAATTTCCGAGCTGGCTGAGTTATTTTCCAGCGAAGATGAAATGCAAAAAATATTTGCAGCGAAAGACATTAAAACTATTCAGGACATTATCTCTAAATTCTAA
- a CDS encoding LacI family DNA-binding transcriptional regulator → MSINKKRRSTGRVTLADVAQLAGVGSMTVSRALRTPEQVSDKLREKIEEAVSQLGYLPNQAASSLASASSYTIAMIVPSLSEPGCAEMFAGLQKILQPAGYQIMLAESQHRLDREEKLLETLLSYNLAAAILLSVEHSPNVRNWLDNTSIPVLEIGALTESPIDMNIGIDNVEAMYQLTKTVIDRGYKNIGMLCANQEQWIFQQHLQGWHKAMLKAHMSVHRVINSAEPASFTTGAHQLPEFLLAWPEIDALVCVSDELACGVLYECQRRRVKVPDDLAVVGFGNSDVSKVCQPPLTTIAIPHKEIGIRAAQALLARINDEEWEEVAIASSLCRRDSC, encoded by the coding sequence ATGTCGATTAACAAAAAACGACGCAGTACCGGAAGAGTGACGCTGGCCGATGTCGCGCAACTCGCGGGTGTCGGGAGTATGACCGTGTCCCGGGCGCTAAGAACGCCGGAGCAGGTTTCGGATAAACTGCGTGAAAAAATTGAAGAAGCCGTCAGCCAGCTCGGCTATTTACCCAATCAGGCCGCCAGCTCGCTCGCTTCCGCCTCTTCCTACACTATTGCGATGATTGTCCCAAGCCTGTCAGAGCCGGGTTGTGCCGAGATGTTCGCCGGGTTGCAAAAAATCCTGCAACCCGCCGGCTACCAAATCATGCTGGCGGAGTCGCAGCATCGTCTCGATCGCGAAGAGAAGCTGCTCGAAACCCTCCTGTCTTACAACCTCGCCGCCGCCATTTTGCTCAGCGTCGAGCACTCGCCGAATGTGCGCAATTGGCTGGATAATACCTCGATCCCGGTGCTGGAGATTGGCGCGCTGACCGAGTCGCCCATTGATATGAATATTGGCATCGACAATGTCGAAGCCATGTATCAACTGACCAAAACGGTGATCGACCGCGGCTATAAAAACATTGGCATGCTGTGCGCCAATCAGGAGCAGTGGATTTTCCAGCAGCATCTGCAAGGCTGGCATAAAGCCATGCTTAAGGCCCACATGTCGGTGCATCGGGTGATCAATTCAGCCGAACCGGCCAGCTTCACCACTGGCGCGCACCAGCTGCCGGAGTTCTTGCTGGCGTGGCCTGAAATCGACGCGCTGGTGTGCGTTTCCGACGAGCTGGCCTGCGGCGTGCTGTACGAATGCCAGCGCCGGAGAGTGAAAGTACCGGATGATTTAGCGGTGGTGGGTTTTGGTAACAGTGACGTGAGCAAGGTGTGCCAGCCGCCCTTGACCACCATTGCCATTCCACACAAAGAGATTGGCATCCGCGCGGCGCAGGCCCTGCTGGCGCGCATTAATGATGAAGAGTGGGAAGAGGTCGCGATTGCCTCATCACTTTGCCGTCGCGATAGCTGTTAA
- the yfcD gene encoding NUDIX hydrolase YfcD, translating to MAEQEQNTGTGEWVDIVNEDNEVIAQASRQQMRAQCLRHRASYIVVHDGMGKILVQRRTETKDFFPGWLDATAGGVVQSGEIVLDSARREAEEELGIAGVPFAEHGMFYFEEPNKCRVWGALFSCVSHGPFALQEEEIDEVSWMTPEEITARCDEFTPDSLKALSLWMTRNNEKEHGKPLVREEKILPGDPLPVETSSFSLGDVQESKNADGA from the coding sequence ATGGCGGAACAAGAGCAGAACACCGGCACCGGCGAATGGGTTGATATCGTCAACGAAGATAACGAAGTTATAGCCCAGGCTAGCCGTCAACAGATGCGAGCTCAGTGCCTGCGCCATCGTGCCAGCTACATCGTGGTTCACGACGGCATGGGTAAAATCCTGGTGCAAAGACGCACCGAGACCAAAGATTTCTTCCCTGGTTGGTTAGATGCCACCGCCGGCGGCGTGGTGCAGAGTGGGGAGATTGTGCTGGATTCCGCCCGTCGCGAAGCAGAAGAGGAGCTGGGTATTGCCGGCGTGCCTTTTGCTGAGCACGGCATGTTCTACTTCGAAGAGCCAAACAAGTGCCGCGTGTGGGGCGCGTTGTTTAGCTGTGTTTCCCACGGTCCTTTTGCCTTGCAGGAAGAAGAGATCGACGAAGTCAGTTGGATGACGCCAGAAGAGATCACTGCCCGTTGTGACGAATTCACCCCAGACTCGCTGAAAGCGCTGTCGCTGTGGATGACCCGCAATAATGAGAAAGAACACGGTAAGCCGTTGGTTCGCGAAGAGAAAATCTTACCGGGCGATCCGCTGCCGGTTGAAACCTCTTCCTTCTCGCTGGGTGACGTTCAGGAAAGCAAAAACGCTGACGGAGCTTAA
- the yfcG gene encoding GSH-dependent disulfide bond oxidoreductase — translation MIDLYYAPTPNGHKITLFLEEAEIPYRIQRINISSGDQFKPEFLAISPNNKIPAIVDDQPVDNGAPISVFESGAILQYLADKTGKLLSQELRERTLTLQWLYWQVGGFGPMLGQNHHFTHFAPQPVPYAIERYLQETQRLYNVLNTQLEKNAYIAGENYSIADIATYPWAVSHERQRIDLADYPAVRNWFERIKNRPATQKAYAVADNK, via the coding sequence ATGATTGATTTATATTACGCGCCAACACCCAACGGACACAAAATCACGCTCTTTCTGGAAGAAGCCGAAATACCCTACCGAATTCAACGCATTAACATCAGTTCCGGCGACCAGTTCAAGCCCGAGTTTCTCGCCATCTCGCCCAATAATAAAATTCCTGCCATTGTTGATGACCAGCCAGTTGATAACGGCGCGCCGATTAGCGTGTTCGAATCCGGCGCCATCTTGCAGTATCTCGCCGACAAAACCGGCAAACTGCTCAGCCAAGAGCTACGCGAACGTACCCTGACCCTCCAGTGGCTCTACTGGCAAGTCGGCGGATTCGGCCCGATGCTGGGGCAAAACCACCATTTCACCCACTTCGCCCCGCAGCCCGTCCCTTACGCCATCGAGCGTTATTTGCAAGAAACCCAACGCCTGTACAACGTGCTCAATACCCAGCTGGAGAAAAACGCCTATATTGCGGGCGAAAACTACAGCATTGCCGATATCGCAACCTACCCGTGGGCAGTTTCACACGAGCGGCAACGGATTGATCTGGCGGACTACCCTGCCGTGCGCAACTGGTTTGAACGCATCAAGAACCGCCCTGCGACGCAAAAAGCCTACGCCGTGGCCGACAACAAGTAG
- a CDS encoding TIGR01777 family oxidoreductase: MKILITGATGLIGRRLTERLLGQSHHITALTRSPSRAAKVLGPQVLLWESLEDKTSLDGFDAVINLAGEPIADKRWTKDQKQKLCDSRWQVTERLATLINASQKPPSVFISGSAVGYYGDQGQALVPEDEPPNKQFTWQLCARWEALALAAESDRTRVCLLRTGVVLARKGGALAKMVLPFRAGLGGPFGDGQQYMPWIHIDDMVNGIIFLLMHETLSGPFNMVSPYPARNEQFSALLGEVLHRPAFMRVPAGVVRLLMGESAVLVLGGQRAVPRRLEDAGFTFGHQELKEALENVLKG, from the coding sequence ATGAAAATCTTGATAACCGGAGCCACCGGCCTTATCGGACGCCGACTCACAGAACGTCTGCTCGGCCAGTCGCACCATATCACGGCGCTGACTCGCTCCCCCTCTCGCGCCGCCAAAGTGCTCGGCCCGCAGGTATTGCTGTGGGAGTCGCTGGAAGATAAAACCTCTTTAGACGGCTTCGACGCGGTGATCAATCTTGCCGGAGAGCCAATCGCCGATAAGCGCTGGACCAAAGATCAGAAACAGAAGTTATGCGATAGCCGCTGGCAGGTCACCGAGCGACTCGCCACCCTGATTAACGCCAGCCAGAAGCCGCCGTCAGTCTTCATTTCCGGTTCCGCCGTGGGCTATTACGGCGACCAAGGTCAGGCGTTAGTGCCCGAAGATGAGCCGCCAAATAAGCAGTTCACCTGGCAGCTCTGCGCCCGTTGGGAAGCCCTGGCTTTAGCCGCAGAGAGCGACCGCACTAGAGTCTGCCTGCTACGCACCGGCGTGGTGTTAGCCCGTAAAGGCGGCGCGCTGGCGAAAATGGTGCTGCCCTTCCGCGCCGGTCTCGGCGGCCCGTTCGGCGACGGCCAGCAATATATGCCGTGGATCCACATCGACGACATGGTCAATGGCATCATTTTCCTGCTAATGCACGAAACCCTGAGTGGCCCTTTCAACATGGTTTCCCCTTACCCCGCCCGCAACGAACAGTTCAGCGCGTTGCTGGGTGAAGTGCTCCACCGCCCGGCCTTTATGCGCGTGCCTGCGGGCGTTGTGCGCCTGTTGATGGGGGAATCAGCGGTTCTGGTGCTGGGCGGCCAGCGAGCCGTGCCGAGGAGATTGGAAGATGCAGGGTTTACGTTTGGGCATCAGGAGTTGAAGGAGGCGCTGGAGAACGTTCTGAAGGGGTGA
- a CDS encoding ABC transporter substrate-binding protein produces MKHNILKISAGLLALAVTGGVSAKTLVYCSEGSPEQFNPQLYTSGTSVDASAVPIYNRLVDFKAGTTDLVPSLAESWDISPDGKTYTFHLRKGVKFQSSKIFTPTRDFNADDVIFSFMRQKDENNPYHKVSGGTYLNFDSLKMGDLIGSIDKVDDYTVRFNLTRPEAPFVADLAWYFASILSAEYADQMLKAGTPEKVDMNPIGTGPFELVQYQKDTRLLYKAFPEYWQGKSKIDRLVYTITPDASMRLAKLEKNECQVMPFPNPADLDRMRANKDINLMSKSGLNTGFLSFNTQKPPLDNVKVRQALSMAINKPQIIEAVFQGTGTVAKTLLPTGVWGYNDKVVDYDFSPEKAKALLAEAGFPNGFDIDLWAMPVQRPYNPNARRMAEMIQSDWAKIGVKAHIVSYEWGEYQTRIRNGEHMAALMGWTTANGDPDNFFGPLYTCNAAKGGSNSAKWCYPPFDKLITEAKETTDHDKRVALYEEAQQVMHDQAPAVFIAHSTIFEPVRKEVTGYEVDPFGKHIFYQTDIKE; encoded by the coding sequence ATGAAACACAACATCCTCAAAATAAGTGCCGGTTTACTGGCCTTGGCGGTGACGGGCGGCGTGTCCGCCAAGACCTTAGTCTATTGCTCCGAAGGCTCGCCAGAGCAGTTCAACCCGCAGCTCTACACCTCGGGAACCTCGGTAGACGCCAGCGCGGTGCCTATCTATAACCGTCTGGTCGATTTCAAAGCTGGCACCACTGATTTAGTGCCGAGCCTTGCCGAAAGCTGGGACATCAGCCCGGACGGCAAAACCTACACTTTTCATCTGCGCAAAGGGGTGAAATTCCAGAGCAGCAAGATTTTCACGCCAACCCGTGACTTCAACGCTGACGACGTGATTTTCTCCTTCATGCGCCAAAAAGACGAAAACAACCCCTACCACAAGGTGTCGGGCGGGACTTATCTCAACTTCGATAGCCTGAAGATGGGGGACCTGATTGGCAGCATCGACAAGGTGGATGATTACACGGTTCGCTTCAATCTGACGCGCCCTGAAGCCCCGTTTGTGGCTGATTTGGCATGGTATTTCGCCTCAATCCTCTCGGCGGAATATGCCGACCAGATGCTGAAAGCCGGTACGCCAGAAAAAGTGGATATGAATCCTATCGGCACCGGCCCCTTCGAGCTGGTGCAGTACCAGAAAGACACCCGTCTGCTGTACAAAGCTTTCCCGGAATACTGGCAGGGCAAGTCGAAAATCGACCGTCTGGTGTACACCATCACGCCTGATGCCTCGATGCGCCTCGCCAAGCTGGAGAAGAACGAGTGTCAGGTGATGCCATTCCCGAATCCGGCTGACTTGGACCGTATGCGCGCCAATAAAGACATTAATTTGATGAGCAAGTCCGGGTTGAATACCGGCTTCCTGTCCTTCAATACTCAAAAACCGCCGTTGGATAATGTGAAAGTGCGCCAGGCGCTGAGCATGGCGATCAACAAGCCGCAAATCATCGAAGCCGTGTTTCAGGGCACCGGGACAGTAGCCAAAACGCTGCTGCCGACCGGCGTCTGGGGCTATAACGATAAAGTGGTGGATTACGATTTCTCACCAGAAAAAGCCAAAGCGCTATTAGCCGAAGCCGGTTTCCCGAATGGTTTTGATATCGATCTGTGGGCGATGCCGGTTCAGCGTCCATACAACCCCAATGCCCGCCGCATGGCCGAGATGATTCAGTCCGATTGGGCGAAAATTGGCGTGAAGGCGCACATTGTGAGCTATGAGTGGGGCGAGTATCAGACCCGAATCCGCAACGGCGAGCACATGGCCGCGCTGATGGGCTGGACCACCGCCAACGGCGACCCGGACAACTTCTTCGGCCCGCTGTACACCTGTAACGCAGCTAAAGGCGGTTCTAACTCGGCCAAGTGGTGCTATCCGCCATTCGATAAGTTAATCACCGAAGCTAAAGAAACCACCGATCACGACAAACGCGTCGCGCTGTACGAAGAGGCGCAGCAAGTGATGCACGATCAGGCTCCGGCAGTGTTTATCGCCCACTCGACGATTTTCGAACCCGTTCGCAAAGAAGTGACCGGGTATGAAGTCGACCCGTTTGGGAAACATATTTTCTACCAGACGGACATCAAGGAGTAG
- the pepT gene encoding peptidase T: MSTTIEKQLTERFFRYLSVSTQSDAHATTLPSTPGQHTLAKLLADELKTLGLQNIQIDEHATVTAVKPGTKQGGPRIGFITHIDTVDVGLSPDIHPQTLTFTGDDVCLNKEKDIWLRPSERPEILPYKGQEIIFSDGTSVLGADNKAAVTVVMTLLENLRDDQQYGDIVVAFVPDEEIGLRGAKALDLARFDVDFAYTIDCCELGEVVYENFNAAAVDISFTGVTAHPMSAKGVLVNPLLMAHDFISQFDRAETPENTEGREGYVWFNGMSATQQGAELKASIRDFDSDSFAARKVKIQQVAKEIQAKYPTAKVSVEISDTYSNISSAIGEDRRAIDLIFAGLQQIGVEPKVIPMRGGTDGAALSAKGLLTPNYFTGAHNFHSKYEFLPVSSFVKSYELTVQLCLLAAKG; the protein is encoded by the coding sequence ATGTCGACAACAATCGAAAAACAGCTTACCGAACGTTTCTTTCGTTACCTGTCAGTGAGCACGCAAAGTGATGCCCACGCTACTACCCTTCCAAGCACGCCGGGCCAGCACACACTGGCGAAACTACTCGCCGACGAACTCAAAACGCTGGGCCTGCAAAACATTCAAATTGATGAACACGCTACAGTCACCGCCGTGAAGCCAGGTACCAAGCAAGGCGGACCGCGCATTGGCTTCATCACCCATATTGATACCGTGGACGTCGGCCTCAGCCCTGACATTCACCCGCAAACCCTGACTTTCACCGGCGATGATGTCTGTCTGAATAAAGAAAAAGATATCTGGCTGCGCCCGTCTGAGCGCCCGGAGATTTTGCCGTACAAAGGTCAGGAGATTATTTTTAGCGACGGCACCAGCGTGCTCGGCGCGGACAATAAAGCCGCCGTCACTGTGGTAATGACCCTGCTAGAAAACCTGCGCGACGACCAGCAGTATGGCGATATCGTTGTGGCCTTCGTGCCCGATGAGGAGATTGGCCTGCGCGGCGCGAAGGCGCTGGATCTGGCGCGTTTCGACGTGGATTTCGCCTACACCATCGACTGCTGCGAATTGGGCGAAGTGGTGTATGAGAACTTCAACGCGGCGGCGGTAGATATCAGCTTCACCGGCGTGACCGCCCACCCCATGTCCGCCAAAGGCGTACTGGTCAACCCGCTGCTAATGGCCCATGACTTCATCAGCCAGTTTGACCGCGCCGAAACGCCGGAAAACACCGAAGGCCGCGAAGGCTATGTCTGGTTCAACGGCATGAGCGCCACCCAGCAAGGCGCAGAGCTTAAAGCCTCTATTCGCGACTTCGACAGTGACAGCTTTGCAGCGCGCAAAGTCAAAATTCAGCAAGTGGCGAAAGAGATTCAGGCCAAGTACCCAACGGCCAAAGTCTCGGTGGAAATCAGCGATACCTACAGCAATATCAGCAGCGCCATTGGTGAAGACCGTCGGGCGATTGACCTGATTTTCGCGGGTTTACAGCAGATTGGCGTGGAGCCGAAGGTGATCCCAATGCGCGGCGGCACCGACGGCGCGGCGCTGTCGGCGAAAGGCTTGCTGACGCCAAACTACTTCACCGGCGCGCACAACTTCCACTCTAAGTATGAGTTCCTGCCCGTCAGCTCCTTCGTGAAGTCTTATGAACTGACCGTGCAGCTCTGTCTGCTGGCCGCCAAGGGCTAA
- the hisP gene encoding histidine ABC transporter ATP-binding protein HisP has protein sequence MPDNKLAVIDLHKRYGEHEVLKGVSLSANAGDVISIIGSSGSGKSTFLRCINFLEKPSEGSISVNNQDIRMVRDTDGQLKVFDKKQLQLLRTKLTMVFQHFNLWSHMTVLENVMEAPIQVLGLSKAEARERAVKYLDKVGIDARAQGKYPVNLSGGQQQRVSIARALAMEPEVLLFDEPTSALDPELVGEVLRIMQKLAEEGKTMVVVTHEMEFARHVSSHVIFLHQGVIEEQGNPAEVFGSPKSARLQQFLSGALK, from the coding sequence ATGCCAGACAACAAATTAGCGGTTATCGACCTGCACAAACGCTACGGCGAACATGAAGTCTTGAAAGGCGTGTCGCTCTCCGCCAACGCCGGTGACGTCATCAGCATTATTGGATCTTCAGGTTCCGGTAAAAGTACTTTCCTGCGCTGCATTAACTTCCTTGAGAAGCCGAGCGAAGGCTCGATCAGCGTTAATAATCAGGATATCCGGATGGTGCGCGACACCGACGGCCAGCTGAAAGTATTTGATAAGAAGCAGCTTCAACTGCTGCGCACCAAGCTGACCATGGTGTTTCAGCACTTCAATCTGTGGAGCCACATGACGGTGCTGGAAAACGTCATGGAAGCGCCGATTCAGGTGCTGGGGCTGAGCAAAGCCGAAGCCCGCGAGCGCGCGGTGAAGTATCTCGACAAAGTGGGTATCGACGCCCGCGCTCAGGGTAAATACCCGGTTAACCTTTCGGGCGGCCAGCAGCAGCGCGTGTCTATCGCCCGCGCGCTGGCGATGGAACCTGAAGTATTGCTGTTCGATGAGCCGACCTCGGCGCTGGACCCCGAGTTGGTGGGCGAAGTCCTGCGCATCATGCAGAAGCTGGCGGAAGAGGGCAAAACTATGGTGGTGGTGACGCACGAGATGGAGTTTGCTCGTCACGTTTCCAGCCATGTGATCTTCCTGCATCAGGGTGTGATTGAAGAGCAGGGCAATCCGGCAGAAGTGTTCGGCAGCCCGAAATCAGCGCGTTTGCAGCAGTTCTTGTCAGGTGCTTTAAAGTAA
- a CDS encoding ABC transporter permease, translating to MIEILQQYGMSLLYSDGYRFTGLAVTLWLLISSVVMGGLLAVPMAVGRVSSNKFIRLPIWLYTYVFRGTPLYVQLLVFYSGMYSLEIVRGTDFLNAFFRSGLNCTILALTLNTCAYTTEIFAGAIRAVPHGEIEAANAYGFSRFKLYTCIILPSALRTALPAYSNEVILMLHSTALAFTATVPDVLKIARDINSATYQPFYAFGIAAVIYLCISFVLIGLFRLAERRWLAHVKPQAH from the coding sequence ATGATTGAGATCCTGCAACAATATGGCATGTCGCTGCTCTACAGCGATGGCTACCGTTTTACCGGGCTGGCGGTGACGCTGTGGCTGCTGATTAGCTCAGTGGTGATGGGCGGGCTGCTGGCGGTGCCGATGGCCGTCGGGCGCGTGTCGTCGAATAAATTTATTCGTCTGCCTATCTGGCTCTACACCTATGTGTTTCGCGGCACGCCGCTCTATGTGCAGCTGCTGGTGTTTTACTCCGGCATGTACAGTCTGGAGATCGTGCGCGGGACGGACTTCCTCAACGCCTTCTTCCGTAGCGGCCTGAACTGTACGATTTTAGCGCTGACTCTCAACACCTGCGCCTACACCACCGAGATTTTCGCCGGTGCCATTCGCGCAGTGCCGCACGGTGAGATTGAGGCTGCCAATGCTTACGGCTTCTCACGCTTCAAGCTCTACACCTGCATCATTTTGCCTTCGGCGCTGCGCACGGCTCTGCCTGCTTACAGTAACGAAGTGATCCTGATGCTGCACTCCACGGCGCTGGCGTTTACCGCCACTGTCCCGGATGTCTTGAAGATTGCCCGCGACATTAACTCGGCGACCTATCAGCCGTTTTACGCCTTCGGCATCGCGGCGGTGATTTACCTGTGCATCTCCTTCGTATTGATTGGTCTGTTCCGTTTGGCGGAAAGACGCTGGCTGGCGCACGTTAAGCCTCAAGCTCACTAA